Proteins encoded in a region of the Quercus lobata isolate SW786 chromosome 8, ValleyOak3.0 Primary Assembly, whole genome shotgun sequence genome:
- the LOC115955156 gene encoding uncharacterized protein LOC115955156 yields the protein MEALWNLEDKLKLSTQEAVILFVCTAFALIALCTATILKKKAKRKQLPRHDMVTINDSNMIEKWPVEPSCGNWVSIKRLLMGSMRWSRANKWGELETCNIGSWREGLTPLLGLRRCEFDVGWQSHNTLSPLWQRPILMGEKCELPRFSGLILYDEQGQLLSESQSCKENTHQQVLKPAAAERTTLRDLL from the exons ATGGAAGCTTTGTGGAATTTAGAGGACAAACTGAAGCTTTCAACTCAAGAAGCAGTTATCCTATTTGTGTGCACTGCTTTTGCTCTCATCGCTCTCTGCACCGCAACAATACTAAAGAAGAAGGCTAAAAGAAAGCAACTTCCTAGGCATGACATGGTCACAATAAATGACTCCAATATGATAGAGAAATGGCCTGTGGAGCCAAGTTGTGGTAATTGGGTTTCGATCAAGAGGCTGTTAATGGGGTCTATGCGGTGGAGTAGAGCAAACAAGTGGGGTGAATTAGAAACGTGTAATATTGGAAGTTGGAGAGAGGGTCTAACACCACTTCTTGGGTTGAGAAGGTGTGAATTTGATGTGGGTTGGCAAAGCCATAACACTTTGTCACCACTCTGGCAAAGGCCAATACTTATGGGAGAGAAGTGTGAGCTTCCTAGGTTTAGTGGGCTTATTCTTTATGATGAACAAGGCCAGCTACTTAGCGAGTCCCAATCATGCAAGGAAAACACTCATCAACAG GTACTAAAACCTGCTGCTGCGGAGAGAACTACGCTGAGAGACTTgctgtaa
- the LOC115957763 gene encoding bidirectional sugar transporter SWEET2 isoform X1 — protein MISSSSVLAICKDAAGVAGNIFAFGLFVSPMPTFRRIIRNQSTEQFSGLPYIYALLNCLLCMWYGTPLISSDNVLVTTVNSIGAVFQMIYIILFIVYAEKVKKLRMLGLLLAVFVLFAIVVAGSLQMMDHMMRWIFVGSLSGASLVSMFASPLFIINLVIRTKSVEFMPFYLSLSTFLMSSCFFLYGLFNYDPFIYVPNGMGTILGIIQLVLYFYYSNRSREDSREPLIVSYG, from the exons atgattaGTTCGTCTTCTGTTCTTGCAATTTGCAAGGATGCAGCTGGAGTCGCAG GGAACATCTTTGCTTTTGGGCTGTTTGTATCACCTAT gccCACTTTTAGGAGAATTATCAGAAACCAGTCAACAGAACAGTTCTCAGGGCTGCCGTATATATATGCTCTTTTGAATTGCTTGCTCTGCATGTGGTACGGCACCCCCCTCATATCTTCTGACAATGTATTGGTTACAACTGTCAATTCAATCGGTGCAGTTTTTCAGATGATCTACATTATACTCTTCATAGTATAtgctgagaaagtgaaaaag TTGAGGATGCTTGGTTTGTTGCTGGCAGTTTTTGTGTTGTTTGCAATTGTAGTGGCTGGAAGCTTGCAAATGATGGACCATATGATGCGGTGGATCTTTGTTGGATCACTGAGTGGTGCTTCCCTTGTGTCAATGTTTGCTTCTCCATTGTTTATAATT AATTTGGTGATCCGGACAAAGAGTGTAGAATTTATGCCATTTTATCTCTCCCTTTCCACCTTCCTAATGAGCTCATGTTTCTTTCTATATGGACTGTTTAATTATGATCCATTCATTTAT GTCCCCAATGGGATGGGAACCATTTTGGGGATTATACAATTGGTGTTGTACTTCTACTATAGCAACAGATCAAGAGAGGATTCCAGAGAACCTTTGATAGTGTCATATGGATGA
- the LOC115957763 gene encoding bidirectional sugar transporter SWEET2 isoform X3 gives MLGLLLAVFVLFAIVVAGSLQMMDHMMRWIFVGSLSGASLVSMFASPLFIINLVIRTKSVEFMPFYLSLSTFLMSSCFFLYGLFNYDPFIYVPNGMGTILGIIQLVLYFYYSNRSREDSREPLIVSYG, from the exons ATGCTTGGTTTGTTGCTGGCAGTTTTTGTGTTGTTTGCAATTGTAGTGGCTGGAAGCTTGCAAATGATGGACCATATGATGCGGTGGATCTTTGTTGGATCACTGAGTGGTGCTTCCCTTGTGTCAATGTTTGCTTCTCCATTGTTTATAATT AATTTGGTGATCCGGACAAAGAGTGTAGAATTTATGCCATTTTATCTCTCCCTTTCCACCTTCCTAATGAGCTCATGTTTCTTTCTATATGGACTGTTTAATTATGATCCATTCATTTAT GTCCCCAATGGGATGGGAACCATTTTGGGGATTATACAATTGGTGTTGTACTTCTACTATAGCAACAGATCAAGAGAGGATTCCAGAGAACCTTTGATAGTGTCATATGGATGA
- the LOC115957763 gene encoding bidirectional sugar transporter SWEET2 isoform X2 has protein sequence MQLESQGTSLLLGCLYHLFFQMIYIILFIVYAEKVKKLRMLGLLLAVFVLFAIVVAGSLQMMDHMMRWIFVGSLSGASLVSMFASPLFIINLVIRTKSVEFMPFYLSLSTFLMSSCFFLYGLFNYDPFIYVPNGMGTILGIIQLVLYFYYSNRSREDSREPLIVSYG, from the exons ATGCAGCTGGAGTCGCAG GGAACATCTTTGCTTTTGGGCTGTTTGTATCACCTAT TTTTTCAGATGATCTACATTATACTCTTCATAGTATAtgctgagaaagtgaaaaag TTGAGGATGCTTGGTTTGTTGCTGGCAGTTTTTGTGTTGTTTGCAATTGTAGTGGCTGGAAGCTTGCAAATGATGGACCATATGATGCGGTGGATCTTTGTTGGATCACTGAGTGGTGCTTCCCTTGTGTCAATGTTTGCTTCTCCATTGTTTATAATT AATTTGGTGATCCGGACAAAGAGTGTAGAATTTATGCCATTTTATCTCTCCCTTTCCACCTTCCTAATGAGCTCATGTTTCTTTCTATATGGACTGTTTAATTATGATCCATTCATTTAT GTCCCCAATGGGATGGGAACCATTTTGGGGATTATACAATTGGTGTTGTACTTCTACTATAGCAACAGATCAAGAGAGGATTCCAGAGAACCTTTGATAGTGTCATATGGATGA